Part of the Arachis hypogaea cultivar Tifrunner chromosome 6, arahy.Tifrunner.gnm2.J5K5, whole genome shotgun sequence genome, GATATAAAAGTATAGCACTTGTTAAAACAACCATATCATAAGAAGTGAATTCTCTCAACTGAATCATCTTGTGGAATTCATATTAGAACATATATAGTCAATCAATAGTAGTGTAAATATAGAAGGAGTTGGTTGGAATAAACATGTTCTCTCGGAGATTTTTCCAGAACAAATCAAGGAAAAGATTCTAAGAACTCCGATCAGTTTAATTAAGACAGGATATCATGAAGCAATGATGGAAGGATATATGGGAAGCTGGGAACTAAAGACACCccagaaaataaaaatggttctttGGAAAACATCACAAGATATACTGCCGGTTTACAACAATCCTTTCAAAAAGAAACTACTAATAATCCTACATGTCATATTTATAGGGAGGACTTGGAGACATCGGAGCATGTCCTATTACTTTGCCAATGGACAGAGGCAGCTTGGTTTGGAACGCAAATTCAGAACAATCCAACAAAAGGGAAAGAACATTTGTTTGTTCGTTtttgtttcctttcttctttttcctttttccaaaagccCCCAGGCCCAAAACAAGTTCAACCATTGTAATTGAAATGGATCCGTAACAagcccaaaaataaaaatagatccaGAGTAGAGATCAGTCAAATCATAAATACCACTAACTCATTCCAAGGAAAGGGGCCTGGGAATGAAGGAGAAACAGGTTAAATTACAAGAGGCGCATTTGCCTCCTTACTGGCCTCAACAGCATGGCATAATTACATCATAAAATCAAAGAATCCATCCAAACGAACCACAACAGGATACATCGTGTTCCCGTGAAATGCTCAGCTGCCACATATCATTCTGAAATTCCTttccttttttatattttgattactaTGAAAATTAATTTCACATAATGACAATCTGCTTGGTTCAACATTATACACAAGACAACTTATTGAAATTACATATCACCTTATAATTTCATGTGGTAATATTTATTAAAACGTTGCAAACATACAAATTGAAGATTTCTAACAGCTCCACAGAACTACAAAACTTGGTTCTTCTGCCCTATTATGCTTGCAGCATAAGAACAAGCACAGCGTTTTGGGCATATGGCAGAAGTACTTTTCAAAAAGTATATTAATCTTGACCTTTAAAGCACCAGCAGGTTTCCTTTAAGAATGACAATAGAAGCAGGGTATTGATGTTAAGTTCCAGCTACAGCTTTGACTTCACACTCACTCCTTCCCTGgaataaattaaatatcataaTCATTACTCGCCTAGAAGTTTATTAACAGATTTTCTTCACCAGCAAATAAGAACTTACTGGCATCATGAATAATTCATGACATACATTAAAAGAAAAGACAGCAAAAACTGTTGATATGATAGAGACAAGCAACTAATTAGGTGCATAGGACTCTTTGTAAGTTGAGGAAGGAGGATGGCAGAATATCTAGAGGCTTTGAATTCCCAACTTCAAAACAAaggatttaatttattatatcttactgCAAAGTGTTCATTTTGTGTCCAAAATACACGGCATCATGTGTCCCAAGATGAGAATAAAATATTCTAGCAGATTAGAGTCCTTCACTGACCTCAGAAGGGTTAGTCTTTCGAATCTTCCTAGTAGGAGTCCTCATGGTAACAAATTCTTCAGCTGCAGTTGGGTGAATCCCCACAGTAGCATCAAAGTCTCCCTTAGTCAAGCCAGCTTTAATGGCGACTGCAAACCCCTGGTTTAAGCAATTGTAAGACTAAGTTAATTGAAGACCCACAGATCATTACCAAAAGAAATTTAGAAGCAGTTGTAGCAACAATCGCAAGGACCTGTGTAATTTCAGGAGAATCTTCTCCACACATGTGTAAACCCAGAACTTTATTGGTTTTTGCACACACTATCAATTTCATGAAAGTCCGGTCTGGTAGACCAGACAGCGTAGCCTTTAGTGGCCTGAAATTTGACGTGAAGATGTCAACATCACCATATTGTTCAACAGCCTGCACAAATTATCAACACTGTTATGCATCTGTGGATCTGCAAAAGTCAACAAAActatagaaaataattaatttcaacTGGTTAAGACTTCTGTCACCTGTTCCTCAGTAAGACCAACTTGTCCAATTGGTGGTTGGGAAAACACAGCAGAAGGAACATAACTTGAAAAAGGAAGAACATAAACTAACAGTTAGGAAGCCATGAGcacaaaaaagaaataaacaaatcTTAGCAGCAATCAGGAACTTAGAAATCAAATTAGCATTAATAGAAACAGTGAAAACAGAGAAAATTCATTAAATATGCACTAATGAAGGGAATATCAAACGCTGttcaaaatcttcttcaaatATGATTAGGAATTCTAGATTAAAAATATAGTCCTAGGATACGAGAAAATGGTTTCATGATCTCAAATATAATAACGAGTGAGAGCCATCAATATCCTTGTGAATCAAagtcaattttataaaattgaatcTCTCAAAATTAATCTACCATTGGTTATCATGTGTGGCATCctcataaaattttgaattacaCTCATTTCATGATtatcataaatttattttaagaaattaaaaagataaatatttataatttatagattttaaaatttgggaTCCACCAGTCACAAAAAGGGGATTCATTCTCAACATGACACCCATTATAAGAATTAAAATGTCATTTGATGATATAAGTGTGTAATGTCACACACTCACACTTATCCTTGGGCAGCCAATGCATGAGGCTCCCACTTGGTAGATGCATGTAGCCTTATCCCCACAAACAAAGTGACTGTTTCTAAGCTTTGAACATATCAGGGAAAAAAGCAGCAACCTAATTCTTGGTCCAAAGCTCACATTATAGAAGCAATATAGCTTGTTATAGTATTGtggatttttcccccttttttcttttaacagaaaattaaataaacagaATTAACCAGCAGTGGGAAAAATGCAATCTAACCCCAGAATTCAGAAAGAGTACAACTTTAAACCCCAAAAACTTTATTTCCTTATCATAAGTTTGATATTCTTTTAATAGAAAGCAAGTACATTTTACTCCCTTGGACTTCTACTTATTTTAGTCCCTAAACCATATAGTTCAAGGGGGGCAAGATGCATTTTTCTAAAGTCTAGTTAATTTGAGTAGTGCTCTGGTTAGCTCGATAGAGTGGCAAGTGAAATCCATCATCTTTTTAGAGTTCAAATTGCATGCTTCCTAAATTCTAAGTGGAAGTGCAAAAGTTCAACAGTTCAGAGAGAAagaggggggaggggggagggaggggggaggggggagggggggGGGGACGCATATTTCTAAATGTTCCAGTTAATTTAAGCAGGAAAAAAAATCCAGCAAGACAAGAGCTACACATATCCAATAATTCCCCTTTCCCATCTCGAACGTTCTACCAAAGAATATTAATGAATTTCTGCATAAGAATCCTATACCAATAGTTTATCTATTTCAGCTTAATGCTGTGTACTTAATTTACAATGCACACACTAATTACTCAACAGGTAAAATATAATTATGGCATGATGCCTTATGCAACAGATACCTATAATCAGGTTTTGTTGGCTCATTCAGAAACAGCGTTTTTGCTAATGCCACTCCCTCCATCAAAGCAACTGGAGTCAGATTTATCCTATCTGTAACATCGCCAACTGCCCATATTGAAGGAACTGATGATTGAGAATATTCATTAACCTGGATGAATGTGAATACAGAGAAATAATATGATGAAAATGACTGATCTCATGAATAAGTATTCTACAGAAAACTGATGAAAACTGTAAACTACCTCTATTGCACCCTTTTTATCTATTTTCACACCAACAGACTCCAGTCCTATATTCTGCAATGAAATTGTATGTCATAAGCACAACTCTCGTATTGTTCTATGcatgaaaaagagaaaacagtTTCACAGATGAATCGAAAATATAAACCTCAAGGGCATGCAACACTTAAGAAAAAAAGGCCACCTAGAAAGTGTGCATAATGTATTGGAACGCAAGTTTCAAACCTTTTATGTTCATTCTCACTTGAAATTTATTGGAGGAAAAAAAATTCTGATCAATTtgtaatgttttgaaaaagaattatgttttaaatCCTGAATGATTATTAAAGGGAATAGAGCCATCCATTAAACACAAGAAATTTTCATTTTCCGCAATGAATTGTGTGATCAAACATATTGCACAGCAAAAACAGGAACATATAATTTATACCTTAGTATTAGGTTTGCGACCAGTTGCAAACATAATGTATGAGAAACCTTCCACAGTACCCTTGTTGGTCTTCAAAGACAATGAACCATCGGCTGACTTCACAATAGCTTGGGGCGACTCCTCGGTATGGAACTCGATACCTCTTAAAGCCATCTGTTCCCCAACAAAATCTCTAATCTGGAGACACGGATCATAATTTAATGAGAAGATTAAAATAGTACCACCTAGTATTCACTCAATTGCATAGTACCAGGAATGCTGTTTACCTCTTCATCAAATCCCCGCAAAACTTTCTTTTGTCGAATAAAGACGTGAACGTCACTCTTCAAACCATTGAATATGCCAGCAAACTCCAATGCAATGTAACCACCACCAACAATAGCTATTTtctcaggtttagaaggcaagtcAAGAGCAGCATCAGAATCTATGGCGTGTTCACTTCCAGGGATATCAGGAATAAATGGGCGTCCCCCTACCGAAACTAGAATGTGTCTGGCCGTATATAGCTTCCCATCAACATCAACTGTATGAGGATCCACAATCTGGGAGTGATTTACAAAACCATTAACACCATAACATTACAACAAACTAGTGTTTCATCCATTCCAAACCGAAATATAACCATATTTTAGTGTTGTGTATGCATTAAGATATCATAATTCGCATTCTCTTTCAATCAAAAGCtaagctcttttttttcttcggaaaaaaaaaaagcctTTACCTTTCCACGGCCTTCAATCAATTGGACATTGGAATTTTTCAGAATGTTCTTGTAGATGCCAGTGAGTCGCTGCAACTCAGCATTCTTATTAGCTATCAGAGTACTCCAATCATGCTTGGGCTCACTCTCATACTTCCATCCAAAGCCATTACTTTCCTCAAACTCGTGAGAGTACTTTGAAGAGTACACAAGCAGTTTCTTCGGCACGCATCCCCTCAACACACATCTGCAttgaacaaagaagaaaaaaccaGCACGAAGTCGCATAAGCAAGTAAGCAACGATTACTAATGCATGAGAAGTTTGAAATTCAATCATTGACGAGGCTACAGTGTAATGAGAACTCACGTTCCGCCGACGCCACCGGTGACGTCGGAGGAGATGGTGGAGAAGGGGAGCTCGCAGATGGCGACGGAGGCGCCGTAATTGGCAGCGAAGCGGGAGGCGCGGACGCCGCCGCTTCCGGCGCCAATGGTGAAGAGGTCGAAGTCGTAGTTATGGGGGTTGGCGGAGGCGGAGAGGGTGAAGGAGCGACGGCGGGTGCGGGTGTGGTGAGAGGGAGAGAGGAGTAGGGTTTTGCGGAGAGAGAGGAAAGAGGAAGATGAGGGAGAGAAGGAAAGTGCTTTAGAGAAGAAGAGGGAGTGAAGGGTTGGGGAAGAGAGCGAAGATAGCTTCTTTGGAGTTGTGACTGTCAGAGACGTAGCCACTGCCATCTTTTTCGTTACTGATTCCCCGTTcgccttcttcttcctttttagaGGTTTGCGTTCTGCAAAATCTAATTTGGACTcgtattctttcttttattcctttttaaAATCTGGAAGTAAGTTACTTGGTTATCAACTCTCCCAAGTCCAAAAGGTCAAGTTTGCAAATTTTACGACTAAAAGGGTAATTTATCTTTTGCAAAAGTAAACTCTTTAATTAATTATCTATTTTCAAGTTAgtctaaattgaaataataattattattaatttgaattttttattaagtaaaatttaaaatagagagaTAATAATTTTCTTCTTGTCTGATATCTTGATTGAATGATCAGTGTACAACTTTTATTACTTAGTCCAAGAATATTTAGTGTGCATTTTGTATACCTATGTAATGTATGTCGTCGTCATCGTCATTATTATAATGTTATAAGGTGAATGATCGTGAATGCTGCTAATGGGTAAGAGAGTCATATATTAatcaggttgttgagtcctaatttGCATCTGCCTTACAGCTTACTATTACAATTTTAGAGTTGTAAGGAAGGTAAGAAAGTGCAATCGTGAATATAGTAGCCGTAACAAATCAGGCAAATAAAAATGAAGGGATGTGAAAGTTTGAGAGGAAGAGTAAATGAAGATATTAGAAGTTGGAAGCGATACAGAAGTGGTTGTTTAGCAATACACAACAATAGCAGCATATAATgaatttaaacattttattttagagagacAATCCGGACTCTTCGTCCTCTTCAAGATCAGAGGTGTAGACAAAGTAGAGAGCCCATATGAGACCGAACACACCAAACAGGATCCAACCAAGGAGGTTGTTGCTCAGACCAAATGGAAGCCCTGTTCCTTCGGTGCTCAGCCTCTCATCCACAAGAGCCATGGCTGGGCTCGACATGCTTGCAGCCATAGCAGCTGCCATCAAGGATgcccccatccccatccccatcTTCGAGTTGCTATCATGTGAACAAGCCTTTCCCTCCTCCATGGAGCACCTCACTCTTCCCACCTTCCCCATGGCTGGCAACCCTGTacaattatttcaaaaatcatcTACCACTTCCACATGCATGTTTCTCACTCTAATCTTCCAACGACGGTTAAGTAAAAACTTACCAAGAACGGTTGAGGATGAAACCCCGAGAGCCCGCTTGGGCAAGAGACCTACGCGGGTGATCGATGGAGTTGTGGTGCTAGCAAAGATGGATGCCATTTTTCTTCAATTATGATTTTGATTACCGACCGAGTATGCCTATTAACTTCTGTGATGTTCCACTTTGCGTTGGAAGTTTATTTCATATGAATTGCCAAATCTGTCAAAATTTATTTAGTATCGGGTAATACTCGGTCCCTCCACCACACACCATGGATATTGGATAGACTGAAAGCCCCTCGTTCGATATCCTTATCTGCAAAAACCCAATAACTTTTTCCCACGTGTCACGTAATCTGATTCATGAGTCCTATATTTCAAAATTactaaagaaaataagaaaaaagaaatgttCCTGACGCCCATGCAAGTCTAACCCGAATAAATAACATAAGATAATATTTAAAGCCATAAACACCTGGCGAACATAAATAACACTTGGACACAATGTTGGAACAATCCAAATGACCGTTGTTCATTTTCAATAATTATGTAAATTTGatcctcaaaataaaatataacttagGCCCACAGTATGCGCTTGAATTAATGGAAATCAAAGAACATAGGCAAAACCCAATAGAGGGTCGAGATAAATTATGTACACAAACCAACAGCATCTGCAAGCAACTGAAATACCTATGTAATGcttattttatcttcattgtcACTATCAAAAAAGCTAAACTCCTAGAGATATGTGAGGAAAATTTGAATCAGCAGTGAGGGGCTTTACAAGAAGAATTGCCAAGAACAAAGAATTAACTGAAGCAGGCAAAGAATGTGCCTACTAAGTATTAACTTGTTAACTAAAAAGCAACGGTTGTGGATTTCGGGTTACGCCTGGAGATTGCATCTTTGCAGAAGAGGGCAGTCAAAATTCACAAATTTGGTCCAATAGTTCTTGTATCTTCTCATCGCAATATCCAGCCATGGCTTTCTAACTCCATCATAATGTATAACAGCAGACTGCTCAATCTCATTTCCGtcaacagcagaatcagaaccaaggCCAAGAACTTGCCACCGTCTGTCCAAAACCATTGTCTTGTTATAGAAGGTGAGCCAGCCTAAAGGCAGACTTCCAGTGTTAAACAATGGCCTCTTAGAACCCTGCAAACCAATCACCAAGACAAACACATTACGTCAGACTATCATTGCATCATAACCGATAGAAATTTAATTTGGTTCTTCATCTAGTCTACCTCAAACCACCAAAAAATCATTGTTTTAATGTCATGCGAATATCAAATTCTTGACCCCCTAATATTAGTCTAACTTTCAGGTAAACAATCTTAATGAGCATTCTAACGATGACATTTTAAGGAGACTCATACAATCAAATTTCAAAGGAATAGACGCTAATGATGACATTTTAACACCCAATTACTTTATACGTGCAAAACTTTAAATGCAGGAATCTAGAGGCctgaaaatttgatgaaaggaAATTTAATTTGTTGGGGGG contains:
- the LOC112696294 gene encoding photosystem II reaction center W protein, chloroplastic — its product is MASIFASTTTPSITRVGLLPKRALGVSSSTVLGLPAMGKVGRVRCSMEEGKACSHDSNSKMGMGMGASLMAAAMAASMSSPAMALVDERLSTEGTGLPFGLSNNLLGWILFGVFGLIWALYFVYTSDLEEDEESGLSL
- the LOC112696292 gene encoding glutathione reductase, chloroplastic translates to MAVATSLTVTTPKKLSSLSSPTLHSLFFSKALSFSPSSSSFLSLRKTLLLSPSHHTRTRRRSFTLSASANPHNYDFDLFTIGAGSGGVRASRFAANYGASVAICELPFSTISSDVTGGVGGTCVLRGCVPKKLLVYSSKYSHEFEESNGFGWKYESEPKHDWSTLIANKNAELQRLTGIYKNILKNSNVQLIEGRGKIVDPHTVDVDGKLYTARHILVSVGGRPFIPDIPGSEHAIDSDAALDLPSKPEKIAIVGGGYIALEFAGIFNGLKSDVHVFIRQKKVLRGFDEEIRDFVGEQMALRGIEFHTEESPQAIVKSADGSLSLKTNKGTVEGFSYIMFATGRKPNTKNIGLESVGVKIDKKGAIEVNEYSQSSVPSIWAVGDVTDRINLTPVALMEGVALAKTLFLNEPTKPDYSYVPSAVFSQPPIGQVGLTEEQAVEQYGDVDIFTSNFRPLKATLSGLPDRTFMKLIVCAKTNKVLGLHMCGEDSPEITQGFAVAIKAGLTKGDFDATVGIHPTAAEEFVTMRTPTRKIRKTNPSEGRSECEVKAVAGT